From a region of the uncultured Draconibacterium sp. genome:
- a CDS encoding AsmA family protein, protein MKRIFVIILIVIVVLFGAVLAIPVFFKQSILNTAKTTLNKQLNAEVEFADLKLSLFKNFPKVTVDLQDVLIKGKGEFAQDTLLNVQRFEATMNLSSLFSSDRSIAEIILEKPSLNLVVAESGNVNWNLAPASGSAEKESATTADAEEFQLALENIEVNDAHLIYNDKSAKMRADLENINLNISGEMFGNTTQLNIGGVVSNLTYSMEGVTYVSNTSLDLKTLLDVDFESMLFTIAESELLVNRLPLELSGDLSVPNDTTFLNLQLKTKASDFENFLALVPKDYEEYLAGITTTGSATISGDVSGYFIDEDYPKIDLQVKVDNGNFKYAEMPEEIKNISAEMLIGKPQGDLDLLKININKAHAEIRNNPVDLTLKISNPESDPLFDGAFVGKINLDHLKDALPMDSVNISGIIDANLFAKGRYSDVEAEAYDKIKSDGVVLLNNFVYDSPDLTQQVVIPTGRMDFSPQNINLGNFTLKVGESDFRLSGKVSNYLNYVMKDGILKGNLQLNSNYVNLNELLRLQVMEEEAEQNEEITEEQELETLAFDVPENIDITFRSTINRAVFNRIPITDIKGVVRAVDKKLILDGLNMNMLDGKMTMNGSYENTAQNQPLFDFGFDIAGFDIPTMYHTVAGFRKLIPGAGNSTGNLSTSLGMKGRLSPQLKLIAATTNGKGSFSTNNVEIKGSPLFSQLSGIIKKEKLQNVTIGDFTANLTVEDGSLLLSPFTTKVIGQETKIQGSLNAESLLDMRMDFNVQREMFGPDIQKILAVLPGNEKITMLPAGVVLKGPVGDAKVNLDLSATQKAVTDATKDDLKNSLNKLGDGLKKLFK, encoded by the coding sequence ATGAAACGAATATTTGTAATTATACTCATCGTTATTGTAGTGCTATTTGGAGCCGTTTTGGCAATCCCGGTGTTTTTCAAACAGAGCATTTTAAATACAGCAAAAACAACGCTCAATAAACAATTGAATGCCGAGGTTGAATTTGCCGACCTGAAACTGTCGTTGTTTAAAAATTTCCCCAAAGTAACAGTTGATCTGCAGGATGTACTAATCAAAGGAAAAGGGGAGTTTGCACAGGATACATTACTAAATGTCCAGCGTTTTGAGGCAACAATGAATTTGTCGTCGCTTTTTAGTTCCGACAGAAGTATCGCGGAAATTATTCTTGAAAAACCGTCGCTGAATTTGGTTGTTGCTGAATCAGGAAATGTAAACTGGAACCTTGCCCCGGCCTCCGGTTCGGCAGAAAAGGAAAGTGCAACCACAGCCGATGCCGAGGAATTTCAATTGGCATTGGAAAATATTGAGGTGAATGATGCCCACCTGATCTATAACGATAAATCGGCAAAAATGCGTGCTGATCTGGAAAACATCAATCTGAATATTTCGGGAGAAATGTTTGGCAATACCACGCAGCTGAATATCGGGGGAGTAGTCAGCAATCTTACATATTCAATGGAAGGAGTTACGTATGTATCAAACACGTCGCTGGATTTGAAAACATTGCTTGACGTTGATTTCGAATCGATGCTGTTTACCATTGCTGAAAGTGAGTTGCTGGTAAACCGACTGCCGCTTGAGTTGAGTGGCGATCTCAGTGTGCCAAACGATACTACTTTTCTGAACCTTCAGTTAAAAACAAAAGCCTCGGATTTCGAGAACTTTTTGGCGCTTGTTCCCAAAGATTATGAGGAATACTTAGCGGGTATTACAACAACCGGCTCGGCAACGATTTCAGGAGACGTTTCAGGGTACTTTATTGATGAGGATTATCCGAAAATCGACCTGCAGGTTAAAGTTGATAATGGCAATTTTAAGTATGCCGAAATGCCCGAGGAAATAAAAAATATCAGTGCCGAAATGCTAATCGGGAAACCTCAGGGCGACCTTGATTTGCTTAAAATAAATATCAATAAAGCACACGCCGAAATTCGGAATAACCCGGTTGATCTGACCTTGAAAATTTCAAATCCGGAAAGCGATCCTTTATTTGATGGCGCGTTTGTTGGCAAAATAAATCTCGATCATTTAAAAGATGCGCTGCCAATGGATAGCGTGAATATTTCAGGAATTATTGATGCCAATCTGTTTGCCAAAGGGCGTTACTCCGACGTTGAAGCAGAGGCTTACGACAAAATAAAATCAGATGGAGTAGTACTGTTGAACAACTTTGTTTACGATTCGCCCGATCTCACGCAACAAGTGGTAATTCCAACCGGCAGAATGGATTTTTCGCCGCAGAATATAAACCTTGGAAATTTTACCCTTAAAGTTGGAGAAAGCGATTTCCGTTTATCAGGGAAAGTAAGTAATTACCTGAATTATGTAATGAAAGACGGAATACTGAAAGGAAATCTGCAGTTGAATTCAAACTACGTAAACTTAAATGAATTGCTTCGTTTGCAGGTAATGGAAGAAGAGGCTGAGCAAAACGAGGAAATAACGGAAGAACAGGAACTGGAAACATTAGCTTTTGATGTGCCTGAAAATATCGATATCACCTTCCGTTCAACTATAAATCGCGCCGTTTTTAACCGCATTCCGATTACAGACATAAAAGGAGTAGTGAGGGCAGTGGATAAAAAACTGATTCTCGACGGGCTAAACATGAATATGCTGGATGGTAAGATGACAATGAACGGATCATATGAAAATACGGCACAAAATCAGCCTCTTTTTGATTTTGGGTTTGATATTGCCGGATTTGATATTCCGACTATGTACCATACGGTAGCCGGATTCAGGAAATTAATTCCTGGTGCGGGAAACAGTACCGGAAATCTCAGCACAAGTCTGGGGATGAAAGGAAGATTAAGTCCACAGCTTAAACTGATTGCCGCAACAACAAACGGAAAAGGATCATTCAGTACCAATAATGTTGAGATTAAAGGTTCGCCGTTGTTTAGCCAATTAAGCGGGATAATTAAAAAAGAAAAACTTCAGAATGTAACCATCGGAGATTTTACTGCCAATTTAACTGTTGAAGACGGTAGTTTGTTGCTAAGTCCGTTTACCACAAAAGTAATTGGGCAGGAAACAAAAATTCAAGGAAGTCTGAATGCGGAAAGTTTATTGGACATGCGAATGGATTTTAACGTGCAGCGCGAAATGTTTGGCCCTGATATTCAGAAAATACTTGCAGTATTGCCGGGAAATGAAAAGATTACCATGTTGCCTGCCGGCGTTGTGCTGAAAGGGCCTGTAGGCGATGCTAAAGTAAATCTTGATTTAAGCGCCACACAAAAAGCCGTTACTGATGCTA
- a CDS encoding competence/damage-inducible protein A, with protein MKAEIITIGDEILIGQIVDTNSAWMGEQFNLNGIEIYQITSVHDDHDHIMRAIKNAEKHADLVVITGGLGPTKDDITKHTLCEYFNTKLVFHEPTLKTIYERFKFRGIDMNQMNRDQAMLPELCTILPNKMGTAPGMWFEQNDTIFVSMPGVPFEMKYLVEFELLPRLRKTKRTKAIFHKTVLTQGVPESMLAERIADWEDALPTHIKLAYLPNPMAVRLRLSAIGNDVEELKSDVEKEIEKLKTIIPEAIFGYNTETLSEVIGRELVQQNRKLAVAESCTGGYISHLITSISGSSEYYNGSVTSYSNEMKEQLLGVSRENLEKYGAVSEQVAREMVEGVKRVMNADYAVATTGIAGPTGGTEDKPVGTVWIAVSGPEKTMVKKYTFVGDQRDRNIVRSGQSALQLLRRMVFGEL; from the coding sequence ATGAAAGCAGAAATTATTACCATAGGCGATGAGATACTGATTGGACAAATTGTTGATACCAACTCTGCCTGGATGGGCGAGCAGTTTAACCTAAACGGTATTGAAATTTACCAGATAACCTCTGTTCACGACGATCACGATCATATAATGCGGGCCATAAAAAATGCAGAAAAGCATGCCGACCTGGTAGTAATTACCGGTGGACTTGGCCCGACAAAAGATGATATTACCAAACATACGCTTTGCGAGTATTTTAACACGAAACTGGTTTTTCACGAGCCCACATTAAAAACAATTTACGAGCGATTCAAATTCCGCGGAATTGATATGAACCAAATGAATCGCGACCAGGCGATGTTGCCCGAATTATGCACTATTTTACCCAATAAAATGGGAACAGCTCCGGGCATGTGGTTCGAACAGAACGACACCATTTTTGTGTCGATGCCGGGCGTACCTTTTGAAATGAAATACCTGGTAGAATTTGAGCTGTTACCGCGACTGCGCAAAACCAAACGAACAAAAGCAATTTTCCATAAGACGGTGCTGACACAGGGTGTTCCTGAATCGATGCTGGCCGAACGAATCGCAGACTGGGAAGATGCTTTGCCAACGCACATTAAACTGGCTTATTTACCAAATCCAATGGCCGTAAGGTTGCGGCTTTCCGCAATTGGCAATGATGTGGAAGAGTTGAAAAGTGATGTGGAAAAAGAAATTGAAAAGCTGAAAACAATAATTCCTGAGGCGATTTTTGGATACAACACAGAAACCTTGTCGGAAGTAATTGGCCGTGAATTGGTGCAGCAAAATAGAAAACTTGCTGTTGCTGAAAGTTGCACGGGCGGTTATATTTCACACCTTATCACTTCTATATCCGGAAGTTCGGAATATTACAACGGTTCGGTTACGTCGTATTCAAACGAAATGAAAGAGCAGTTGCTTGGCGTAAGTCGCGAAAACCTGGAAAAATATGGTGCCGTTAGCGAGCAGGTGGCACGCGAAATGGTTGAAGGCGTAAAGCGCGTTATGAATGCTGATTATGCTGTGGCAACCACCGGAATAGCCGGCCCAACAGGAGGAACAGAAGACAAGCCCGTTGGAACAGTTTGGATCGCTGTGTCGGGACCAGAGAAAACAATGGTAAAAAAATACACTTTTGTTGGCGATCAGCGCGACCGGAATATTGTGCGCTCAGGGCAGTCGGCTTTACAATTATTGCGAAGAATGGTGTTTGGCGAGCTATAA
- a CDS encoding DsrE family protein: MNSFKNTLIQITHNGMGSGNEELGQLLVINYLTLLCEEEEVPKVITFYNEGVKLICSGSESLEPLKQLDEKGVKLVACKTCLHHFQLLEKVEVGIAGTMVDILHFHKVAEKVVNL; the protein is encoded by the coding sequence ATGAATTCTTTCAAAAATACACTCATTCAAATCACACATAACGGAATGGGGTCAGGCAATGAAGAACTGGGGCAACTACTGGTAATAAACTATCTGACATTGCTTTGCGAAGAAGAAGAAGTTCCCAAAGTAATTACCTTTTACAATGAAGGCGTAAAACTTATTTGCTCCGGCTCTGAATCACTTGAGCCTTTAAAGCAGCTCGATGAAAAAGGAGTAAAACTGGTGGCTTGCAAAACTTGTCTACACCATTTTCAATTGCTGGAAAAAGTTGAAGTTGGTATAGCCGGAACAATGGTTGATATTTTGCATTTCCACAAAGTGGCGGAAAAGGTTGTGAACCTTTAG
- a CDS encoding M48 family metallopeptidase: protein MHEILFWIIIGILVVDFIFEKYLSYLNTKTMSDTIPEEVKGIYDEEKYKKQQAYQRENHRFGILTSSFSMVLTLAMFLFYGFALVDGWAWSFTGNAILAALIFFGIIMFASDIINIPFEIYDTFKIEEKYGFNKTTPKIFVFDKIKGWLVSALIGGGLLALVIFIYQLTGEMFWIYAWIVVSAFSIFMAMFYSNLIVPLFNKQTPLEEGELRDAISAFAQKVGFKLDNIFVIDGSKRSTKANAYFTGLGAKKRIVLYDTLINDLNTEELVAVLAHEIGHNKKKHVVQGLLIGLVQTAIVLYVFGLLIDSPVLSAALGVDKPNFHIGMVAFGVLYSPISFFTGIFMNILSRKNEYQADRFAAENYKPEALASALKKLSINNLSNLTPHKTYVFFHYSHPTLLQRLAFLKSFEK, encoded by the coding sequence ATGCACGAAATACTTTTCTGGATTATTATCGGAATTCTTGTTGTTGATTTTATCTTCGAGAAATACCTGTCGTACCTGAACACAAAGACCATGAGCGACACGATTCCTGAGGAAGTAAAGGGAATTTACGACGAAGAGAAATACAAAAAACAACAGGCCTATCAGCGCGAAAATCATCGTTTCGGTATTTTAACCAGCAGTTTTAGCATGGTACTTACTTTAGCCATGTTTTTGTTTTATGGTTTTGCACTGGTGGATGGCTGGGCATGGAGTTTTACCGGAAACGCAATATTGGCAGCGCTCATATTTTTCGGAATTATCATGTTCGCATCCGATATTATAAACATCCCTTTCGAAATTTACGACACCTTTAAAATTGAGGAGAAATACGGTTTTAATAAAACCACACCCAAAATATTTGTTTTTGATAAAATTAAAGGCTGGCTGGTAAGTGCACTTATTGGTGGCGGGTTGCTGGCGCTGGTTATTTTTATCTATCAGTTAACAGGAGAGATGTTCTGGATTTATGCATGGATTGTTGTTTCTGCCTTTTCCATATTTATGGCCATGTTTTATTCCAATCTGATTGTGCCCCTGTTTAACAAACAAACGCCGCTTGAAGAAGGCGAATTGCGCGATGCGATTAGCGCTTTTGCACAGAAAGTGGGTTTTAAGCTGGACAATATTTTTGTGATCGACGGATCGAAACGCTCAACAAAAGCCAATGCATATTTTACCGGTTTGGGGGCCAAAAAACGCATTGTTCTTTACGATACTTTGATAAATGACCTGAATACCGAAGAGCTGGTAGCGGTTTTAGCACACGAAATTGGCCACAACAAAAAGAAACACGTAGTGCAGGGACTTTTAATTGGTTTGGTACAAACAGCCATTGTTTTGTACGTTTTTGGTTTGCTGATTGATAGTCCTGTATTAAGTGCTGCTCTTGGAGTTGATAAACCGAATTTTCATATTGGCATGGTGGCATTTGGTGTGTTGTATTCGCCTATCTCTTTTTTTACCGGAATTTTTATGAATATCCTTTCGCGGAAAAACGAATACCAGGCCGACCGTTTTGCTGCCGAGAACTACAAACCGGAAGCGTTGGCATCGGCATTAAAAAAGTTGTCGATCAATAACCTGAGTAATCTAACTCCACATAAAACCTATGTATTCTTTCATTATTCACACCCTACTTTATTGCAGCGTCTGGCCTTTTTAAAATCGTTTGAGAAATAG
- a CDS encoding M20 family metallo-hydrolase produces the protein MEKYIELLKTLIATQSFSKEEENAAAVMRSFLNKEGILYKTKENNTWAYNKYYSEEKPTILLDSHIDTVRPAKGYTKDPFSPIEEGDILYGLGSNDAGGPLVSLLATFIHFYEREDLPYNLVYAATAEEEISGRRGMEIVIPEIAPITFAIIGEPTKMELAIAEKGLLVLDCYAHGKSGHAAREEGENALYKAIEDIEKLRNFEFDKVSEVLGKVKISVTQIEAGTQHNVVPDNCHFVVDVRTNEHYTNKEAAEIISQLIDSEVKPRSVRLNSSGISAHHPFAKLVKEKGINTYGSPTTSDQAIIPFLSVKMGPGDSARSHTADEYIHKSEIIAGIGRYIELLEKLKL, from the coding sequence ATGGAGAAATACATCGAACTGTTAAAAACGCTGATCGCTACGCAGTCGTTTAGTAAAGAGGAAGAAAATGCCGCCGCTGTGATGCGCTCTTTTCTTAATAAAGAAGGTATTCTATACAAGACTAAAGAGAACAACACCTGGGCCTACAATAAATACTATTCGGAAGAAAAGCCCACTATTTTACTCGACTCGCATATCGATACGGTTCGTCCGGCGAAGGGCTATACCAAAGATCCGTTTTCGCCTATTGAAGAAGGAGATATATTGTATGGTTTGGGAAGCAACGACGCCGGTGGTCCCTTGGTTTCGCTTTTGGCAACATTCATCCATTTTTACGAACGCGAAGACCTGCCTTACAACCTGGTTTATGCTGCAACTGCCGAAGAAGAAATTTCAGGACGACGCGGAATGGAGATTGTCATTCCGGAGATTGCTCCAATTACCTTTGCCATAATTGGTGAGCCCACCAAAATGGAGCTGGCCATTGCCGAAAAAGGTTTGCTGGTGCTGGATTGTTACGCACATGGCAAATCGGGGCACGCTGCCCGCGAAGAAGGCGAAAATGCACTATACAAGGCTATTGAAGACATTGAAAAACTACGCAATTTCGAGTTCGACAAAGTATCTGAAGTACTCGGAAAAGTAAAAATATCGGTTACTCAAATTGAGGCCGGCACGCAACATAACGTTGTTCCCGACAACTGTCATTTTGTGGTTGATGTACGCACCAATGAGCATTACACCAACAAAGAAGCCGCTGAAATTATCAGCCAGTTGATTGATTCGGAGGTTAAGCCACGTTCGGTTCGTTTAAATTCCTCGGGTATTTCGGCACATCACCCATTTGCAAAACTTGTTAAGGAAAAAGGCATAAATACATACGGTTCACCAACAACTTCCGACCAGGCCATTATTCCTTTCTTATCTGTAAAAATGGGGCCGGGCGACTCAGCGCGTTCGCACACTGCCGACGAGTACATTCACAAAAGCGAAATTATTGCAGGGATTGGACGCTACATTGAATTACTGGAAAAACTAAAGCTGTAA
- a CDS encoding transaldolase family protein produces MNETLKEKIKQFVLQDVNESKVSANPDPFWQGLKNTGTELWLDTGDMEEAEKNWSAEMTALTTNNSLVNNEIQKGIYDDFVEQTVEIVKNLPIEEQIVEIAFILNARHGIRLAKKFGGFVSVELHTNTAYDFNAIIDYGLRYFSICPDQFIVKVPYTATGLLGARKLRELGVKINFTLEFSARQNAMVAAIKKPNYCNVFLGRIGAYIKDNELGSGSGAGERTVISAQHIVTELTKRNETPTKLIAASLRHYSQLDALAGTDVYTMPTKVAADGKINMDGNFQSKLNEVYPVDLTDDAASYFPEKLWEVSEKELELAKSLDTNLPKNENELIDRVHEAGCGDMFPYLSEKDYKLIADDGKIPNHQRWAQRIANGELAIDTLLNLAGLASFTADQAALDDRIRRIIGG; encoded by the coding sequence ATGAATGAAACGTTAAAAGAAAAGATCAAACAATTTGTTTTACAAGATGTAAATGAATCGAAAGTGAGTGCCAATCCTGATCCTTTCTGGCAGGGATTAAAAAACACAGGCACAGAACTTTGGCTCGACACTGGCGATATGGAGGAGGCCGAAAAAAACTGGTCGGCCGAAATGACGGCTTTAACTACTAACAACTCGCTGGTAAACAACGAAATTCAGAAAGGTATTTATGATGATTTTGTTGAGCAAACCGTTGAAATTGTAAAAAACCTGCCAATTGAAGAGCAAATTGTTGAAATCGCATTTATTTTAAACGCCCGGCACGGTATTCGGCTGGCCAAAAAGTTTGGAGGCTTTGTAAGTGTTGAGCTACACACCAATACTGCTTATGATTTTAATGCCATTATTGATTACGGATTACGTTATTTTTCCATTTGCCCCGATCAGTTTATTGTAAAAGTACCATACACGGCAACCGGATTACTGGGGGCACGCAAACTGCGTGAGTTGGGTGTGAAAATCAATTTTACACTTGAGTTTTCGGCTCGTCAAAATGCGATGGTGGCTGCCATTAAAAAACCCAATTATTGCAACGTATTTTTAGGCCGGATTGGGGCCTACATAAAAGATAACGAGCTGGGAAGCGGCAGTGGCGCCGGAGAACGAACCGTTATCTCAGCTCAACATATTGTTACCGAATTGACCAAACGTAATGAAACACCAACGAAATTGATTGCTGCAAGTTTACGCCATTACTCGCAGCTGGATGCACTGGCCGGTACCGATGTTTATACCATGCCCACAAAAGTGGCTGCCGATGGGAAAATAAATATGGATGGCAACTTTCAATCAAAACTAAACGAAGTTTATCCGGTAGATTTAACCGATGATGCTGCCAGCTATTTTCCTGAAAAATTGTGGGAAGTGAGTGAAAAAGAATTGGAACTGGCAAAAAGCCTGGATACGAATCTTCCAAAAAATGAAAATGAACTGATCGACCGGGTTCACGAAGCGGGATGTGGCGATATGTTTCCGTACCTCAGCGAAAAAGATTATAAACTGATTGCTGACGATGGAAAAATTCCAAATCATCAGCGTTGGGCACAACGTATCGCCAATGGTGAACTGGCTATCGATACCTTGCTAAACCTCGCAGGACTGGCAAGTTTTACTGCTGATCAGGCCGCTCTGGACGACCGAATCAGAAGAATAATTGGCGGCTAA
- the mnmH gene encoding tRNA 2-selenouridine(34) synthase MnmH, which translates to MLQEISISEYIKLAESVPLVDVRSPGEYEKGHIPGAFSIPLFSNEERAAVGTVYVQQSKEKAIELGYKYVTPKLEWFISESKQLAPDGVIAVHCWRGGMRSRAFAQHLSDNGFSKVYVITGGYKAFRNHALESFKTKANICILGGYTGSGKTHILYSLKEQGEQIIDLEGLANHKGSAFGRIGDGKQPSIEQFENDLFWKWKDLDYTKTIWIEDESHRIGLVNIPMNFFENMRSQPVIFLDISRAERARFLVKDYSEADKAMLRDSILRIEKRLGGLNTRYALEHLEKNELFEVAMICLIYYDKYYLRGLKNREHQDIYTFESETISPELITKQIIAFYESIRYEKYKAHTV; encoded by the coding sequence ATGTTACAGGAGATCAGTATTTCAGAATATATTAAACTGGCCGAATCGGTTCCGCTTGTCGATGTTCGCTCGCCGGGCGAGTACGAAAAAGGGCACATACCGGGTGCATTTAGCATTCCGTTGTTTTCGAATGAAGAGCGCGCCGCTGTGGGAACGGTGTATGTTCAGCAATCAAAAGAGAAAGCCATTGAGTTGGGTTACAAGTATGTTACACCAAAGTTGGAATGGTTTATTTCGGAATCAAAACAACTGGCTCCCGATGGAGTAATTGCCGTGCATTGCTGGCGTGGAGGAATGCGGTCGAGAGCGTTTGCCCAACACCTTTCAGATAACGGTTTTTCAAAAGTTTATGTAATTACCGGTGGTTACAAAGCTTTTAGAAATCATGCTTTGGAGTCGTTTAAAACCAAAGCCAATATTTGTATTCTGGGTGGTTACACCGGCAGCGGGAAAACACATATTTTATATTCGTTGAAAGAACAGGGCGAACAAATTATTGACCTGGAAGGACTGGCCAACCACAAAGGATCGGCTTTCGGACGTATCGGAGACGGCAAGCAACCCTCCATCGAGCAATTTGAAAATGACCTGTTTTGGAAATGGAAAGACCTGGATTACACTAAAACCATTTGGATTGAAGACGAAAGTCATCGCATTGGTTTAGTAAATATTCCCATGAACTTTTTTGAAAATATGAGAAGCCAACCTGTGATTTTCCTGGATATTTCGCGGGCGGAAAGAGCGCGTTTTCTGGTTAAAGATTATTCGGAAGCCGACAAAGCAATGCTAAGAGATTCCATTCTGCGAATTGAAAAGCGACTGGGAGGGTTAAACACCCGATATGCACTGGAACACCTCGAAAAAAACGAACTATTTGAAGTAGCGATGATCTGCCTGATTTACTACGACAAATACTACCTGAGAGGATTAAAAAACAGGGAACACCAGGATATTTATACTTTTGAATCGGAAACCATTTCGCCCGAATTAATTACCAAACAAATAATAGCCTTTTATGAGTCAATCAGATACGAAAAATATAAAGCTCACACAGTATAG
- the selD gene encoding selenide, water dikinase SelD, with protein sequence MSQSDTKNIKLTQYSHGAGCGCKISPKVLSTILETKLDMGLQPNLLVGNDSRDDAAVLDLGNGTAIISTTDFFMPIVDDPFTFGRIAATNAISDVFAMGGKPILAIAILGWPINKLAPEIAREVVEGGRQVCKEVGISLAGGHSIDSPEPIFGLAVTGQVDLKNIKQNDTATEGCQLLLTKPLGVGILTTAQKKGVLASEHEQTAPELMCRLNTPGFELAKIAGVKAMTDVTGFGLLGHLTEMCEGSELSAHIEHDKIPTLPMLQPYLEQNCIPGGTLRNWDSYGHNVSMKNANYKNILCDPQTSGGLLLAVEPEALSEVEACLAKFNIQATPFGHLTEKQDKLITVV encoded by the coding sequence ATGAGTCAATCAGATACGAAAAATATAAAGCTCACACAGTATAGCCACGGAGCCGGTTGCGGCTGCAAAATATCGCCTAAAGTTTTAAGTACCATTCTTGAAACAAAACTCGACATGGGACTTCAGCCGAATCTTTTGGTAGGAAACGACAGTCGTGATGATGCAGCTGTTCTTGATTTAGGAAACGGCACAGCCATTATCAGCACCACCGACTTTTTTATGCCCATTGTTGACGATCCGTTTACTTTTGGACGAATTGCAGCCACTAATGCCATTAGCGATGTTTTTGCCATGGGTGGTAAACCAATTCTGGCGATTGCCATTTTGGGCTGGCCAATAAATAAACTGGCCCCTGAAATTGCCCGCGAGGTGGTTGAAGGCGGACGTCAGGTTTGTAAAGAAGTGGGTATAAGTTTGGCCGGCGGTCACAGTATAGACAGCCCGGAGCCGATTTTCGGTCTGGCAGTTACCGGACAGGTTGATCTGAAAAATATAAAACAAAACGACACTGCTACTGAAGGTTGTCAACTTCTGCTAACCAAACCACTTGGAGTTGGTATTTTAACCACGGCTCAGAAAAAAGGCGTTTTGGCAAGCGAGCACGAACAAACTGCACCTGAATTAATGTGCCGGTTAAATACACCCGGTTTTGAGTTGGCAAAAATAGCAGGCGTAAAAGCTATGACCGATGTAACCGGTTTTGGATTGCTGGGACACCTCACCGAAATGTGCGAGGGCAGTGAGCTTTCGGCACACATTGAACACGATAAAATACCAACGTTGCCCATGCTTCAACCCTACCTGGAACAAAATTGTATTCCTGGCGGAACATTGCGCAACTGGGATAGTTACGGGCATAATGTTTCAATGAAAAATGCGAACTATAAAAACATTTTGTGCGATCCGCAAACAAGCGGAGGATTGTTATTAGCTGTTGAGCCAGAAGCGCTTTCGGAAGTAGAAGCTTGTCTGGCAAAATTTAATATCCAGGCAACACCTTTCGGACACTTAACAGAAAAGCAGGATAAACTTATAACGGTAGTTTAA
- a CDS encoding VF530 family protein, giving the protein MERNANKEPQKQPNNPLHGKTLEAILVYLVSYYGWDELGDIIQINSFRNNPSLKSSLKFLRKTPWAREKVEQLYVETVKK; this is encoded by the coding sequence ATGGAACGAAACGCAAATAAAGAGCCTCAAAAGCAACCAAACAATCCGCTGCATGGAAAAACTCTTGAGGCCATTTTAGTATACCTGGTAAGTTACTACGGATGGGACGAACTGGGAGATATTATCCAAATCAACTCCTTCCGGAATAATCCCAGCTTAAAATCGAGCCTCAAATTTTTACGCAAAACTCCCTGGGCACGCGAAAAGGTGGAACAGCTTTATGTTGAAACAGTAAAAAAGTAA
- a CDS encoding DUF4395 domain-containing protein has product MSKIVQFGENVQGYTIPVLNEREIRAAAGMLFMLMFISIQQATQGNFTPLKYAIIVFLTDMLIRVLINPRYSPTLILGRWIVRNQTPEYVGARQKKFAWKIGLGLASTMLVLAVIVNSYSPITGIICMICLVFLFFEAVFGICLGCKFYPLLFKEKVQYCPGEVCDIKSRHDIQKTNWSHLLIVLGFAAFIVLTYFLFNEQFIKPPFDLFGLNS; this is encoded by the coding sequence ATGAGTAAGATCGTTCAATTTGGAGAAAACGTTCAGGGATACACCATCCCGGTTTTAAATGAAAGAGAAATTCGTGCTGCAGCAGGCATGCTTTTTATGCTGATGTTTATTTCTATTCAGCAGGCTACGCAAGGCAATTTTACACCCTTAAAATATGCCATTATCGTATTTCTTACCGACATGTTGATCCGAGTGCTGATTAACCCCAGATATTCACCAACACTCATTCTCGGTCGTTGGATCGTGCGCAATCAAACACCCGAATATGTTGGAGCACGCCAAAAGAAATTTGCCTGGAAGATTGGACTTGGGCTTGCCTCTACCATGCTGGTATTGGCTGTAATCGTAAATTCTTACAGCCCGATAACAGGAATAATTTGTATGATATGTTTGGTGTTTTTATTCTTCGAAGCAGTGTTTGGTATTTGCCTTGGATGCAAATTCTACCCTTTGTTATTTAAAGAAAAGGTTCAGTATTGCCCGGGCGAAGTTTGCGATATAAAATCACGCCATGATATCCAGAAAACGAACTGGTCGCATTTACTTATTGTTTTAGGATTTGCGGCTTTTATCGTACTCACCTACTTTTTATTTAACGAGCAATTTATAAAGCCTCCTTTCGATTTGTTTGGTTTAAATTCATAG